A DNA window from Ranitomeya imitator isolate aRanImi1 chromosome 2, aRanImi1.pri, whole genome shotgun sequence contains the following coding sequences:
- the SOX3 gene encoding transcription factor SOX-3, protein MYSMLDPDLKSPVQQTNAQPGGPVTPGGKSNATTPDQDRVKRPMNAFMVWSRGQRRKMAQENPKMHNSEISKRLGADWKLLSDPEKRPFIDEAKRLRAVHMKEYPDYKYRPRRKTKTLLKKDKYSLPGNLLAPGVSPVASSVGVGQRIDTYAHMNGWTNGAYSLMQDQIGYTQHPGMNSPQIQQMHRYDMTGLQYSPMMSSAQTYMNAASTYSMSPAAYNQQTSTVMSLGSMGSVVKSEPSSPPPAITSHTQRACLGDLRDMISMYLPPGGDASDPSSLQNSRLHSVHQHYQNAGTGVNGTVPLTHI, encoded by the coding sequence ATGTATAGCATGCTGGATCCAGACCTCAAGAGCCCTGTGCAGCAGACCAATGCACAGCCCGGAGGACCTGTGACTCCAGGGGGCAAAAGCAACGCGACCACTCCAGACCAGGACCGAGTCAAGCGACCCATGAACGCCTTCATGGTGTGGTCCAGAGGCCAAAGGAGAAAGATGGCTCAAGAGAATCCAAAGATGCACAACTCTGAAATCAGCAAGCGGCTGGGGGCAGACTGGAAGCTCCTGAGCGACCCCGAGAAAAGACCCTTCATAGATGAGGCCAAGAGGCTGAGAGCTGTCCACATGAAGGAATACCCGGATTACAAGTACCGACCCAGGAGGAAGACCAAGACCCTCCTGAAAAAGGACAAGTATTCTCTGCCTGGCAACCTCTTGGCTCCAGGTGTCAGTCCAGTAGCCAGCTCGGTTGGAGTTGGCCAGAGGATAGACACTTATGCCCACATGAATGGTTGGACTAATGGGGCTTACAGCTTGATGCAGGACCAGATTGGGTACACTCAACACCCTGGCATGAACAGCCCTCAGATCCAGCAGATGCACAGGTATGACATGACTGGTCTTCAGTACAGCCCTATGATGTCTTCTGCTCAGACCTACATGAATGCAGCTTCTACctacagcatgtcaccagcagcctACAACCAGCAAACCTCCACTGTcatgagcctgggatccatgggttcGGTTGTCAAGTCGGAACCAAGTTCTCCACCACCTGCAATCACTTCTCACACTCAAAGAGCTTGCTTAGGAGACCTGCGAGATATGATCAGCATGTACCTTCCTCCAGGAGGAGATGCAAGTGACCCATCTTCCCTCCAGAACAGCAGACTACACAGTGTCCATCAGCATTACCAAAATGCAGGGACTGGGGTCAATGGCACTGTACCACTAACGCACATTTAA